In one Bacillus thuringiensis genomic region, the following are encoded:
- a CDS encoding tripeptidase T has translation MINQERLVNEFMELVQVDSETKFEAEICTVLTKKFTDLGVEVFEDDTMAVTGHGAGNLICTLPATKEGVDTIYFTSHMDTVVPGNGIKPSIKDGYIVSDGTTILGADDKAGLASMFEAIRVLKEKNIPHGKIEFIITVGEESGLVGAKALDRERITAKYGYALDSDGKVGEIVVAAPTQAKVNAIIRGKTAHAGVAPEKGVSAITIAAKAIAKMPLGRIDSETTANIGRFEGGTQTNIVCDHVQIFAEARSLINEKMEAQVAKMKEAFETTAKEMGGHADVEVNVMYPGFKFADGDHVVEVAKRAAEKIGRTPSLHQSGGGSDANVIAGHGIPTVNLAVGYEEIHTTNEKIPVEELAKTAELVVAIIEEVAK, from the coding sequence ATGATTAATCAAGAACGTTTAGTAAATGAATTTATGGAATTAGTACAAGTAGATTCTGAAACGAAATTTGAAGCAGAAATCTGCACAGTATTAACGAAGAAATTTACAGATTTAGGTGTAGAAGTATTTGAAGATGACACAATGGCTGTAACTGGTCATGGTGCAGGTAACTTAATTTGTACTTTACCAGCAACAAAAGAGGGTGTTGATACAATTTACTTTACTTCTCATATGGATACAGTAGTTCCTGGTAATGGAATTAAGCCTTCTATTAAAGATGGATATATCGTATCAGACGGTACAACAATTTTAGGTGCGGATGATAAAGCTGGATTAGCATCAATGTTCGAAGCAATCCGTGTTTTAAAAGAGAAAAATATCCCTCATGGTAAAATTGAATTTATTATTACAGTCGGAGAAGAATCAGGTCTTGTTGGTGCAAAAGCATTAGACCGTGAGCGTATTACAGCGAAATATGGCTACGCATTAGATAGCGATGGAAAAGTTGGTGAAATCGTTGTTGCAGCTCCAACACAAGCGAAAGTGAACGCAATTATTCGCGGGAAAACAGCTCACGCTGGTGTAGCGCCGGAGAAAGGTGTATCTGCAATTACTATCGCAGCGAAAGCAATTGCGAAGATGCCACTTGGTCGCATTGACTCTGAAACGACTGCAAATATTGGACGTTTTGAAGGTGGTACACAAACGAATATCGTTTGCGATCATGTACAAATCTTTGCAGAAGCTCGTTCTTTAATCAATGAGAAAATGGAAGCACAAGTTGCGAAAATGAAAGAAGCATTTGAAACAACTGCAAAAGAAATGGGCGGTCATGCAGACGTTGAAGTAAACGTTATGTACCCAGGATTTAAATTTGCTGATGGCGATCACGTTGTAGAAGTCGCAAAACGTGCAGCTGAAAAAATTGGTCGTACACCTTCTCTTCACCAAAGTGGTGGCGGAAGTGATGCAAACGTAATTGCAGGACATGGTATCCCAACAGTTAA
- a CDS encoding GNAT family N-acetyltransferase has product MMKIYETDRLYLREIDESYAETVLQYYDRNREFLKAWEEYRPDDFFTLDYQKKKLQKDRKEFEEGKIIRLWIFKKGDDTKIIGCISFNLIVRGIYQSCVLSYKLDKAELNKGYTTEALRKAIQVAFEEFQLHRIEAPIMPRNLASIQVVTKIGFQYEGVSRKMLMVNGVWEDHMRWVLLNE; this is encoded by the coding sequence ATGATGAAAATATACGAAACAGATCGTTTATACTTAAGGGAAATTGATGAGTCGTATGCTGAAACAGTTCTTCAATATTACGACAGAAATCGTGAATTTTTAAAAGCTTGGGAAGAGTATAGACCGGATGATTTTTTTACGCTAGATTATCAAAAGAAAAAATTGCAAAAGGATAGAAAAGAGTTCGAAGAAGGGAAAATCATCAGACTATGGATTTTTAAAAAGGGTGATGATACGAAAATAATTGGGTGTATTTCATTTAATTTAATCGTTCGTGGCATTTATCAATCTTGTGTACTCAGTTATAAATTAGATAAAGCAGAGTTAAACAAAGGGTATACGACAGAAGCACTTAGAAAAGCGATTCAAGTTGCTTTTGAGGAATTTCAGTTACATCGTATAGAAGCTCCGATTATGCCTCGTAATTTAGCATCTATACAAGTAGTAACGAAGATAGGTTTTCAATATGAAGGCGTGTCTAGGAAGATGTTAATGGTAAATGGCGTGTGGGAAGATCATATGCGCTGGGTATTGTTAAATGAGTAA
- the prli42 gene encoding stressosome-associated protein Prli42: MHKKAQKIMVYVMLISMLVTTLLAGASMFW, from the coding sequence ATGCATAAAAAAGCTCAAAAAATTATGGTTTATGTGATGCTAATTTCTATGCTTGTAACAACATTACTTGCTGGCGCGAGTATGTTTTGGTAA
- a CDS encoding DUF3894 domain-containing protein, which translates to MYLNPKLSYMQFFMGFLFVITFILATFNICSYLVAIVCMALLNLTFVIGAFQQKQYTSFVIALVMSFSFSIVAIVFYIK; encoded by the coding sequence ATGTACTTGAATCCGAAACTTTCATATATGCAGTTTTTTATGGGATTTCTATTTGTTATTACATTCATATTGGCAACTTTTAATATATGTTCTTATCTTGTAGCGATTGTATGTATGGCATTACTTAATCTCACTTTTGTTATTGGGGCATTTCAGCAGAAACAATATACAAGTTTTGTAATAGCACTTGTAATGTCATTTTCCTTTAGTATTGTAGCGATTGTGTTTTATATAAAATAA
- a CDS encoding L,D-transpeptidase, translating into MPYLLSIILCLSLSPIWPLGDNPRAGDPFIIVNKATNKLAYIDDGKIQKVFPVATGKTNELTPEGTFDVVMKAKDPYYIAKDIPGGSPKNPLGSRWIGFNARGTDGSKYGIHGTNQPSSIGKYISQGCIRMKKNDVEYLFDRIPIGTKVWIVKSKKSFQQLAKEKGAVAYEKANEKVGFFYYNKLS; encoded by the coding sequence ATGCCGTATCTTCTCTCTATCATATTATGTCTTTCTTTATCGCCGATTTGGCCTCTTGGGGATAATCCACGTGCCGGAGATCCTTTTATTATTGTAAATAAAGCAACGAATAAATTAGCTTACATTGACGATGGAAAGATTCAAAAGGTTTTTCCAGTAGCGACAGGGAAAACGAATGAATTAACTCCAGAAGGAACTTTTGATGTTGTAATGAAAGCAAAGGATCCGTATTACATTGCGAAGGATATTCCAGGTGGATCGCCAAAAAATCCACTTGGGTCAAGGTGGATTGGATTTAATGCAAGAGGAACTGATGGAAGTAAATATGGAATACATGGAACAAACCAACCGAGTTCAATTGGAAAGTATATTTCACAAGGGTGTATAAGAATGAAGAAAAACGATGTGGAATATTTGTTTGATCGCATTCCAATTGGAACGAAAGTATGGATTGTGAAATCGAAAAAATCATTTCAGCAATTGGCAAAAGAAAAAGGAGCCGTTGCATATGAAAAAGCCAACGAAAAGGTTGGCTTTTTCTATTATAATAAGTTGTCTTGA
- a CDS encoding aromatic acid exporter family protein, which translates to MFKIGYRTVKTAIGTGAAVFIAQLLGLEFYSSAGILVILCVQNTKRKSLQVSLHRFLACVLSMVFAFCIFETIGYTPLAISILLLTFIPTAVMLKIQEGIVTSSVIVMHLYSLKQITWLIVGNEIAILTIGISVALLVNMYMPSSENKLKEYQDKIESNFKTILFEMVVYLRNRESSWSGAELIETENMLNEARDLSFKKLENAFMREDDYYYRYFNMRMQQFEILERMIPLAASLSWTYEQADMIADVVENIGNAISPESTGVISLRQLQEMRELFRDMPLPVTREEFEIRAKLVQLVYEMEQFLLIKSRFKGKDNIKELI; encoded by the coding sequence ATGTTTAAAATTGGATATCGTACAGTAAAAACAGCAATAGGGACAGGCGCGGCAGTTTTTATTGCTCAGTTATTAGGGTTAGAATTTTATAGTTCAGCAGGTATTTTAGTTATTTTATGTGTACAAAATACGAAGCGCAAATCGCTTCAAGTGTCGTTACATCGTTTTCTAGCGTGTGTATTATCAATGGTATTCGCGTTTTGTATTTTTGAAACGATAGGCTATACACCACTTGCAATTAGCATATTGTTACTTACATTTATTCCGACTGCAGTAATGCTTAAAATTCAAGAAGGTATTGTCACGAGTTCAGTTATTGTTATGCATCTATATTCATTGAAGCAAATTACATGGCTTATAGTTGGAAATGAAATTGCTATATTAACGATAGGGATTAGCGTGGCGTTATTAGTAAATATGTATATGCCAAGTAGTGAAAATAAGCTAAAAGAGTATCAGGATAAAATAGAGAGTAATTTTAAAACGATTTTGTTTGAAATGGTTGTGTATTTACGAAATCGAGAAAGTAGTTGGAGTGGAGCAGAACTCATTGAAACCGAGAATATGTTAAATGAAGCAAGGGATTTATCGTTTAAAAAACTTGAGAATGCATTTATGCGAGAAGATGATTATTACTATCGTTATTTTAATATGCGCATGCAACAATTCGAAATTTTAGAGCGAATGATACCACTAGCAGCTTCTTTATCGTGGACATATGAACAAGCTGACATGATTGCAGATGTTGTTGAAAACATTGGTAATGCTATTAGCCCTGAGAGTACTGGCGTTATTTCCTTAAGGCAGCTTCAAGAAATGAGGGAATTATTTAGAGACATGCCATTGCCAGTTACACGCGAAGAATTTGAGATACGTGCGAAACTTGTTCAACTTGTGTATGAAATGGAACAATTTTTACTCATTAAAAGTCGCTTTAAGGGAAAGGATAATATAAAAGAACTTATATAG